One window from the genome of [Clostridium] celerecrescens 18A encodes:
- a CDS encoding [Fe-Fe] hydrogenase large subunit C-terminal domain-containing protein encodes MQTFKQLYESLVKSVLNDNLDPEMDLETSYDPHHLDCLLNPTKHPVVIRTGTCTCSKEEREECLKRCPFGALGIGKDGVIVDPDLCLGCENCIEGCAPEKLTASTDIIPALKAIRSSKGLVYAMIAPAFLGQFSKEVTPGKLRSALKAVGFDGMLEVALFADILTLKEALEFDKNINDINDFQLTSCCCPMWIGMIRKVYHQLVPHVPGSVSPMVACARVVKELHPDALTVFIGPCLAKKAEAREKDLAGAVDFVLTFQEVKNIFDALGIDPAVMEESEKDHSSRAGRIYARKGGVSEAVESTVRAINPNKKTEIRTKQADGVPACRKMIQDIMDGKIEANFYEGMGCVGGCVGGPRSILGVEQGTELVNDYGEKASYVHPAENPYVIELLHRLNLDSIESLLEETDLFSRNIT; translated from the coding sequence ATGCAGACATTTAAACAGTTGTATGAAAGTTTGGTGAAGTCCGTACTAAATGACAATTTGGATCCGGAGATGGATTTGGAAACCTCATATGATCCTCATCATCTGGACTGTCTTTTGAATCCTACGAAGCACCCGGTAGTGATCCGCACCGGAACCTGCACCTGCTCCAAAGAGGAACGGGAGGAATGCTTAAAACGCTGTCCTTTCGGCGCATTAGGAATCGGAAAGGATGGGGTCATTGTTGATCCGGATCTATGCCTGGGCTGTGAAAATTGCATTGAAGGCTGCGCACCGGAAAAACTGACAGCCAGTACGGACATTATTCCGGCTTTAAAAGCGATAAGAAGCTCCAAGGGACTGGTATATGCAATGATAGCTCCCGCATTTTTAGGCCAGTTTTCAAAGGAGGTTACTCCCGGAAAGCTTAGGTCGGCATTAAAAGCTGTAGGGTTTGACGGAATGCTGGAGGTTGCCCTGTTTGCGGACATCCTTACATTAAAAGAAGCCCTTGAATTTGATAAAAATATTAATGATATCAATGATTTCCAGCTGACAAGCTGCTGCTGTCCCATGTGGATCGGTATGATCCGTAAAGTCTATCACCAGCTGGTTCCTCATGTGCCTGGCTCTGTATCGCCCATGGTTGCCTGCGCAAGAGTTGTAAAAGAACTCCACCCCGATGCTCTGACCGTATTCATTGGACCATGCCTTGCCAAAAAGGCAGAAGCCAGGGAAAAGGATCTGGCCGGTGCAGTTGACTTTGTTCTTACATTCCAGGAGGTAAAGAATATATTTGATGCCCTCGGAATCGACCCGGCCGTCATGGAAGAAAGTGAAAAGGACCATTCCTCAAGGGCCGGAAGGATCTATGCCAGAAAAGGCGGAGTCAGTGAAGCGGTAGAGAGTACGGTAAGAGCCATTAATCCCAATAAAAAAACAGAAATCCGTACCAAACAGGCGGATGGAGTACCTGCGTGCCGGAAGATGATCCAGGATATTATGGATGGGAAGATAGAGGCAAACTTTTACGAAGGCATGGGCTGTGTGGGCGGCTGTGTGGGCGGACCAAGGTCGATTTTAGGAGTGGAGCAGGGAACAGAACTTGTTAACGATTATGGAGAAAAGGCGAGTTATGTGCATCCAGCGGAGAATCCATATGTGATCGAGCTGCTGCATCGCCTGAACCTGGACAGCATTGAAAGCCTGCTGGAAGAAACCGATTTATTCAGCAGAAATATTACGTAA
- a CDS encoding histidine phosphatase family protein, translating to MTRVYFVRHAQPDHAWEDDRTRPLTMEGREDSRKVLKYLRDKNIDSFYCSPYKRSLDTIMETAAYYEKEIIADERLRERESGRNGNHHGMFRKRWEDHDFHEEGGESIAMVQDRNVSALKEILRNNAGRNIVIGTHGTALSSILNYYDTDYDCDSFLRILDWMPYIIELDFADGEFTDKIEHLHIKKEFLGK from the coding sequence ATGACAAGAGTATATTTTGTACGTCATGCACAGCCGGACCATGCCTGGGAGGATGACAGGACCAGGCCCTTGACAATGGAGGGCAGAGAAGACTCCAGGAAGGTGCTTAAGTATTTGCGGGATAAAAATATTGATTCGTTTTATTGCAGCCCATATAAGCGGAGTTTGGACACCATAATGGAAACAGCAGCGTATTATGAAAAGGAAATTATCGCCGATGAACGTCTCCGTGAACGTGAGAGTGGGAGAAATGGGAATCATCATGGAATGTTTCGAAAGCGCTGGGAAGATCATGACTTTCATGAGGAGGGCGGAGAATCAATCGCCATGGTACAGGACAGGAATGTGTCGGCATTAAAGGAAATTCTTCGAAACAATGCTGGCAGGAATATTGTCATTGGAACCCACGGAACAGCACTTAGCAGTATTTTAAATTATTATGATACAGACTATGACTGTGATTCCTTCCTGCGGATTCTGGATTGGATGCCGTATATCATAGAGCTTGATTTTGCAGACGGAGAATTTACGGATAAAATCGAGCATTTGCATATAAAAAAGGAATTTTTGGGAAAATAA
- the aspS gene encoding aspartate--tRNA(Asn) ligase — MKSIIGEIKEITVEAEELINHIGEIVRIHGSIYKIRKMSDFAFVLLRTKRNVVQCIYSKEISRFSLDEIKEESSVIVAACVKGEERSRTGYDLQMIDIEILSKPEEQSPVVINNKCVETSMETLLNFRPLTLRNEKERAIFKLQEGITYGIREFLKKEKFTEIRTPKIVYAGAEGGANIFRLDYFGREAYLAQSPQFYKQMMVGVFERVYEIAPVFRAEKHDTSRHLNEYTSVDFEMGYICSFEDIMQMETKMLKHVMEYLNEQYGDEIKLLKVKLPVIKDIPAIKFKEAKELISMEYHRPIKDFDDFEPEEEKLLFELIKQKTGSEFVFVTHYPSQKRPFYAMDCVENVEETLSFDLLFRGLEITTGGQRIHGYKEQIEKMERRGMNTELFESYLMMHKYGMPPHGGLGLGLERFTSKLLEQENVRFSTLFPRDINRLIP; from the coding sequence ATGAAGAGTATCATTGGAGAGATCAAAGAGATAACCGTTGAGGCGGAAGAACTGATAAACCATATCGGTGAAATTGTAAGGATTCATGGAAGCATCTATAAAATCAGGAAAATGAGCGATTTTGCCTTTGTACTATTAAGAACGAAACGGAACGTGGTTCAGTGCATATATTCAAAGGAAATTTCCCGATTTTCACTTGATGAAATAAAGGAAGAAAGCAGCGTAATCGTTGCCGCCTGTGTCAAAGGGGAAGAAAGATCCAGAACAGGCTATGACCTTCAGATGATTGATATAGAGATATTATCAAAGCCGGAAGAGCAAAGCCCAGTTGTAATAAATAATAAATGTGTAGAAACTTCTATGGAAACTCTGCTTAATTTCAGGCCGCTTACGCTTCGTAACGAAAAAGAACGTGCTATTTTTAAGCTGCAGGAAGGGATCACTTATGGAATACGTGAGTTCTTAAAAAAGGAAAAGTTTACGGAAATACGAACGCCTAAAATCGTTTATGCCGGCGCTGAAGGCGGAGCAAATATTTTCCGTTTAGACTATTTTGGCAGAGAGGCATATTTGGCTCAAAGCCCGCAATTTTACAAGCAGATGATGGTTGGCGTTTTTGAAAGAGTGTATGAAATTGCTCCGGTTTTCCGGGCGGAAAAACATGACACCTCCAGGCATCTGAATGAATATACAAGTGTAGACTTTGAAATGGGGTACATTTGCAGTTTTGAAGACATTATGCAGATGGAAACAAAGATGCTAAAACATGTAATGGAATATTTAAATGAACAATATGGAGATGAAATAAAGCTGTTAAAAGTGAAGCTGCCTGTAATCAAAGATATTCCGGCGATTAAATTTAAAGAAGCAAAAGAATTGATTTCAATGGAGTATCATAGACCTATAAAAGATTTTGATGATTTTGAGCCGGAAGAAGAAAAACTGCTTTTTGAGCTGATCAAGCAGAAAACAGGAAGTGAATTTGTATTTGTAACTCATTATCCAAGCCAAAAGAGACCATTTTATGCCATGGATTGCGTGGAGAATGTAGAGGAAACATTAAGCTTTGACCTTTTATTCCGGGGACTGGAAATAACAACAGGCGGTCAAAGAATCCATGGGTATAAGGAACAGATTGAGAAAATGGAACGCAGAGGCATGAATACAGAATTATTCGAAAGCTATCTTATGATGCATAAATATGGGATGCCGCCACATGGTGGACTGGGGCTGGGCCTGGAACGTTTTACAAGCAAGCTGCTTGAACAGGAAAATGTGAGGTTTTCCACCTTGTTTCCAAGAGATATTAACCGGCTGATTCCATAG
- a CDS encoding peptidase C39, whose translation MKNPLNYQVTEYDCGPTTLLNAMSYLFTRDQIPPDIIKHIMLFCLDSYNAKGEFGKNGTSRMAMMFFSNWINQFGKMKKFPVQSEYLTGDEVYIGENSKIMYGLQQDGVVVARVMLGCWHYVLVTGADGENVYLFDPYYRKKPFKQKGLELITDMPYHRNRCVPWEMFNDTGKGTYALGPKETREAVIIFNRVTQKKPADTIEYFI comes from the coding sequence ATGAAAAATCCGCTAAATTATCAGGTCACGGAATATGACTGCGGCCCGACCACATTATTGAATGCAATGAGTTACCTTTTCACCCGGGATCAGATACCGCCGGATATCATCAAACATATTATGCTTTTTTGTCTTGATTCCTATAATGCAAAGGGAGAGTTCGGAAAAAATGGAACCTCACGTATGGCTATGATGTTTTTTAGCAACTGGATCAATCAATTCGGAAAGATGAAAAAATTCCCCGTTCAAAGTGAATATCTGACTGGGGACGAAGTGTATATAGGAGAAAACAGCAAGATCATGTATGGCCTGCAGCAGGACGGAGTTGTTGTGGCACGGGTGATGTTAGGCTGCTGGCACTATGTATTGGTAACAGGGGCCGATGGGGAAAATGTTTATTTATTTGATCCTTATTACAGAAAGAAGCCTTTTAAGCAAAAGGGATTGGAATTGATCACAGATATGCCTTACCATAGAAACCGGTGTGTGCCATGGGAAATGTTTAATGACACGGGAAAGGGTACTTATGCCCTTGGACCCAAGGAAACAAGAGAGGCTGTCATCATTTTTAACAGAGTGACACAGAAGAAACCGGCAGACACCATTGAATATTTTATTTGA
- a CDS encoding cyclase family protein translates to MKYDLTTQVDQCLMEQWLSTQENRHIAAGHVGTHLDTYEKSVIPLDYITCPGIVWDVSDIAEDREISLSDIENLNIPEHAFLFIYTGRSEKEKYGTADYFRDHPQLSNELIQWLTNQPLRFLGIDCSGIRRGKEHEPADRLLEKKGIYVIENLCDLNQLLDIDVFKVYTLWFDDPVATGLQCKVVVDTGFST, encoded by the coding sequence ATGAAATATGATTTAACAACACAAGTGGACCAGTGCTTAATGGAGCAATGGCTTTCCACACAGGAAAACCGCCATATAGCCGCAGGACATGTTGGAACACATTTAGATACTTATGAGAAGAGTGTTATCCCGCTAGATTACATTACGTGCCCGGGTATTGTTTGGGATGTATCAGATATTGCAGAGGATCGTGAAATCTCCCTCTCTGATATTGAGAATTTAAACATACCGGAACATGCCTTTCTTTTCATATACACTGGTCGAAGTGAAAAAGAAAAGTATGGTACTGCTGATTATTTTCGTGATCATCCGCAGTTATCCAATGAGTTGATCCAGTGGCTTACGAATCAACCACTTCGCTTTTTGGGAATTGACTGCTCAGGAATTCGCCGTGGAAAAGAGCATGAACCTGCGGACAGGTTGTTGGAGAAGAAGGGTATATATGTTATTGAGAACTTATGTGATCTTAATCAATTGTTAGATATTGATGTCTTTAAAGTCTACACACTTTGGTTTGATGATCCTGTTGCTACCGGATTACAATGCAAAGTGGTGGTGGATACTGGTTTCTCAACTTAA
- a CDS encoding MarR family winged helix-turn-helix transcriptional regulator, giving the protein MEREILQQFTQLYNNQDILSNLINSGLNSQYSNSELHCIEAIGTLEHPNGVQLAALLSMTRGAVTRLAKRLLRDGLIERYVLPDNKKEIYYRLTSLGEVLYKEHEVAHMKWEERDITFLYSVPIKEQEVILDFLQKFNNYLKDKIQEETQ; this is encoded by the coding sequence ATGGAGCGGGAAATACTTCAACAATTCACGCAGCTTTATAATAATCAGGACATACTTAGCAATCTTATAAATAGTGGTTTAAATTCACAATATAGCAATTCAGAATTGCATTGCATTGAAGCGATCGGAACGCTTGAACACCCAAATGGAGTGCAACTCGCTGCTCTTCTCTCTATGACTCGAGGTGCAGTTACAAGGCTGGCTAAGCGCTTGCTGCGGGATGGTCTTATCGAGCGTTATGTTCTTCCGGATAATAAAAAAGAAATTTACTATCGCCTGACCTCTCTAGGAGAGGTTCTGTATAAAGAACATGAGGTTGCTCATATGAAATGGGAAGAACGTGATATTACCTTTTTATATTCTGTTCCAATAAAGGAGCAAGAAGTAATACTTGACTTTTTACAAAAGTTCAATAACTATCTGAAAGACAAAATACAGGAGGAAACGCAATGA
- a CDS encoding glycine C-acetyltransferase — MKNALNYYKEAVEQAREDGTYKEERIITTPQRSRINTTKTENVINMCANNYLGLSDNQEIIEAAKATYDTWGYGLSSVRFICGTQGIHKELEAKISSFLGMDDTILYSSCFDANGGLFETLLTEEDAVISDALNHASIIDGVRLCRAKRFRYANNNMEELEQCLKDSQDARIRLIATDGVFSMDGIVADLKAICDLADKYDALVMVDDSHAVGFMGRLGKGTPEHCGVMGRVDIITGTLGKALGGASGGYTSARQEIVDLLRQKSRPYLFSNTVAPAIAGGAIKTFEILERSTEYRDRVHENTRYFREKIKAVGFDIIESDHPIVAIMLYDAKTAVEFAARMLERGVYVIGFCYPVVPKGKARIRTQISAAHTREDLDFAVECFKRVKEEMGI, encoded by the coding sequence ATGAAAAATGCATTAAACTATTATAAAGAAGCGGTGGAGCAGGCCAGAGAAGACGGAACTTATAAAGAAGAGCGCATTATCACAACACCTCAAAGGAGCAGAATCAATACTACGAAGACAGAAAATGTTATCAATATGTGTGCCAACAATTATCTTGGACTTTCCGACAACCAGGAGATTATAGAGGCGGCCAAAGCCACTTATGATACATGGGGATACGGTTTGTCTTCCGTACGTTTCATTTGCGGAACCCAGGGGATACACAAGGAACTGGAAGCAAAAATCTCTTCCTTCCTGGGTATGGATGATACGATTTTGTACTCCTCCTGTTTCGATGCTAACGGAGGCCTGTTTGAGACACTGCTGACAGAGGAAGATGCGGTGATCAGCGATGCATTAAATCATGCCAGCATCATAGATGGCGTGCGTTTATGCAGGGCAAAGCGCTTCCGTTATGCCAATAATAATATGGAGGAGTTAGAACAGTGCTTAAAGGATTCCCAGGATGCCAGGATTCGTCTGATTGCCACAGACGGTGTATTTTCCATGGATGGCATTGTGGCTGATTTAAAAGCAATCTGTGATCTGGCTGACAAATACGACGCACTGGTGATGGTGGATGACAGCCATGCAGTAGGATTTATGGGAAGGCTTGGCAAAGGTACACCGGAACACTGCGGCGTCATGGGCCGGGTGGATATCATCACCGGTACACTGGGCAAGGCTCTGGGTGGAGCCAGCGGCGGATATACCAGTGCCAGACAGGAAATCGTGGATTTGCTCCGTCAAAAGAGCAGGCCGTATCTGTTTTCCAATACTGTAGCTCCTGCAATCGCCGGCGGAGCCATAAAGACCTTTGAAATTCTGGAGCGGAGCACGGAGTACAGGGACCGTGTTCATGAAAATACCCGTTATTTCAGGGAGAAGATAAAAGCGGTAGGTTTTGATATTATAGAAAGTGATCATCCGATTGTGGCAATTATGCTGTATGATGCAAAGACGGCTGTAGAATTTGCGGCAAGGATGCTGGAGCGCGGCGTATACGTCATCGGTTTCTGCTATCCGGTGGTTCCAAAAGGAAAGGCAAGAATCCGAACACAGATATCTGCCGCCCATACCAGGGAGGATTTGGATTTTGCAGTAGAATGCTTTAAACGTGTAAAGGAAGAGATGGGGATTTAA
- the tdh gene encoding L-threonine 3-dehydrogenase, whose amino-acid sequence MKERMMYAIVKEQAARGLALREVPIPEIGENDVKIKIHFTSICGTDLHIHNWDKWSQETIKPPMTIGHEFVGEIVEVGSLVKEYKIGDIVSGEGHIVCGHCRNCKAGKRHLCKNTVGVGVNRDGAFAQYLVIPQTNVIICEPGIPEELCSSFDPLGNAVHTALSFDMVGEDVLITGAGPIGIMAAAICRHVGAKHVVITDVNDYRLNLAREICGAHTVNVARESLDDKMRELHIEEGFDVGLEMSGNGQAFTSMIDHMYNGGKIAVLGLQGSDTVVPWNKIVINCLQLKGIYGREIFETWYKMMAMLNSGLEIEKIITHKFDFREFQKGFDVMNSGQCGKVVLDWTKI is encoded by the coding sequence ATGAAAGAAAGAATGATGTATGCAATTGTAAAAGAACAGGCGGCACGTGGGTTGGCGCTTAGAGAGGTCCCCATTCCAGAGATAGGGGAAAATGATGTGAAGATCAAGATTCACTTCACATCAATCTGCGGTACGGATTTACATATCCATAACTGGGATAAGTGGTCTCAGGAGACAATAAAACCGCCGATGACCATCGGACACGAATTTGTAGGTGAAATCGTGGAAGTGGGCAGCCTTGTGAAGGAATATAAAATCGGCGATATCGTATCGGGAGAGGGCCATATCGTATGTGGGCATTGCCGTAACTGTAAAGCAGGAAAACGCCATCTCTGCAAAAATACCGTCGGTGTAGGGGTAAACCGTGACGGTGCATTTGCGCAGTATCTGGTGATTCCGCAGACCAATGTGATTATCTGTGAGCCGGGGATCCCTGAGGAATTATGTTCTTCCTTTGATCCTCTGGGCAATGCGGTACATACAGCATTGTCCTTTGATATGGTGGGTGAGGATGTGCTGATCACGGGAGCCGGTCCTATCGGTATTATGGCTGCAGCGATTTGCCGTCACGTGGGAGCCAAACATGTGGTGATCACAGATGTCAATGATTACCGGCTGAACCTGGCCCGGGAAATCTGCGGTGCCCATACTGTCAATGTAGCCCGGGAGAGCTTAGATGATAAGATGCGGGAACTTCATATCGAGGAAGGCTTTGATGTCGGACTTGAGATGTCCGGCAACGGCCAGGCGTTTACTTCCATGATTGACCATATGTACAACGGCGGCAAGATTGCAGTGCTGGGCCTTCAGGGAAGCGATACTGTGGTGCCATGGAATAAGATCGTGATTAACTGTCTGCAGTTAAAGGGAATTTATGGCAGGGAAATATTTGAAACATGGTACAAGATGATGGCTATGCTAAACAGTGGCCTTGAAATAGAGAAGATCATCACCCATAAGTTTGATTTCCGGGAGTTCCAGAAGGGCTTTGATGTAATGAACAGCGGACAGTGCGGAAAGGTAGTTCTGGACTGGACGAAGATTTAA
- the rpsI gene encoding 30S ribosomal protein S9: MANAKFYGTGRRKKSIARVYLVPGTGKITINKRDIDQYLGLETLKLVVRQPLVATETVDKFDIMVNVHGGGFTGQAGAIRHGISRALLQADGEYRPILKKAGFLTRDPRMKERKKYGLKSARRAPQFSKR; the protein is encoded by the coding sequence ATGGCTAATGCAAAATTTTACGGAACAGGTAGAAGAAAAAAATCTATCGCTAGAGTATATTTAGTACCAGGTACAGGTAAGATCACTATCAATAAGAGAGATATTGACCAGTATTTAGGTCTTGAAACATTAAAGCTTGTTGTTCGTCAGCCGTTAGTTGCTACAGAGACAGTTGATAAGTTTGACATTATGGTTAACGTTCACGGCGGTGGATTCACAGGACAGGCCGGTGCAATCAGACACGGTATTTCAAGAGCTCTGCTTCAGGCAGATGGAGAGTATCGCCCGATTCTTAAGAAGGCAGGCTTCTTAACAAGAGATCCAAGAATGAAAGAAAGAAAGAAGTACGGCTTAAAGTCAGCTCGTCGTGCTCCACAGTTCTCAAAGAGATAA
- the rplM gene encoding 50S ribosomal protein L13: MKTFMASPATIERKWYVVDATGYTLGRLASEVAKVLRGKNKPIYTPHMDCGDYVIVVNADKIAVTGKKLDQKIYYNHSEYVGGMRETTLREMMAKKPEKVIELAVKGMLPKGPLGRSMITKLHAYAGAEHGHAAQKPEVLEFKF; this comes from the coding sequence ATGAAGACTTTTATGGCTAGTCCAGCAACAATTGAAAGAAAATGGTACGTAGTTGATGCTACAGGATATACATTAGGACGCTTGGCTTCAGAAGTAGCTAAAGTATTAAGAGGTAAGAATAAACCGATCTACACACCGCATATGGATTGCGGCGATTATGTGATCGTTGTAAATGCAGATAAGATTGCCGTAACTGGTAAGAAATTAGATCAGAAGATCTACTACAACCACTCTGAGTATGTAGGTGGTATGAGAGAAACAACTTTAAGAGAAATGATGGCTAAAAAGCCTGAAAAGGTTATTGAACTGGCAGTTAAGGGTATGCTTCCCAAGGGACCTTTAGGAAGAAGCATGATAACAAAACTTCACGCATATGCAGGTGCAGAGCATGGTCATGCAGCTCAGAAACCAGAAGTTTTAGAGTTCAAATTTTAA
- the truA gene encoding tRNA pseudouridine(38-40) synthase TruA: MKRVKMIVAYDGTNYCGWQIQRNGITIEEVLNRELTKLLKEPVAVIGASRTDSGVHSEGNVAVFDTENRMPADKICFALNQRLPDDIRILQSEEVAPDYHPRKQNCVKTYEYKIMNRKIEVPTMRLYSYFCYFPLDVERMREGGAYLVGEHDFKSFCTARGQAEETVRTIYSLDIEKSGDLITIRIKGSGFLYNMVRIIAGTLMKVGMGVYPPAHVEEILDARDRNVAGPKAAAKGLSLISLDYETELKKQIRGENKEWSYTLSQDKIVSEGKAWLHIHRCREEDFERLLVRVVHQAVQNGAKTIFVRDEELDGRIILGKPYGFYIFQADPESQGWYVTQK, encoded by the coding sequence ATGAAACGGGTTAAAATGATTGTGGCCTATGACGGCACCAATTACTGCGGATGGCAGATCCAGAGAAACGGGATCACCATAGAGGAGGTTCTTAACAGGGAACTGACTAAACTTCTAAAGGAGCCTGTAGCCGTAATCGGGGCCAGCAGAACCGATTCCGGGGTTCACTCGGAAGGGAATGTGGCGGTCTTTGATACGGAGAACCGGATGCCTGCCGATAAAATATGCTTTGCCTTAAACCAGAGGCTGCCGGATGATATCCGGATCTTACAGTCTGAGGAGGTAGCGCCGGATTATCATCCGAGAAAGCAAAACTGTGTTAAAACTTATGAATATAAAATCATGAACCGGAAAATCGAAGTACCAACCATGCGACTTTACAGCTATTTCTGTTATTTTCCACTGGATGTGGAGCGGATGCGGGAAGGTGGTGCCTATCTGGTGGGAGAACATGATTTTAAAAGCTTCTGTACGGCCCGTGGGCAGGCGGAAGAGACCGTACGTACCATTTATAGCCTGGATATTGAAAAGAGCGGGGATCTCATTACAATCCGTATTAAGGGCAGCGGTTTTCTGTATAACATGGTGCGGATCATTGCAGGGACGTTAATGAAGGTCGGCATGGGGGTGTATCCGCCGGCTCATGTGGAAGAGATTCTTGATGCCAGGGACCGGAATGTGGCAGGGCCAAAGGCTGCGGCAAAGGGACTTTCCCTGATAAGCCTTGATTATGAAACAGAACTTAAAAAACAAATCCGGGGAGAGAATAAGGAATGGAGCTATACTCTTTCCCAGGATAAGATTGTTTCGGAAGGAAAAGCCTGGCTTCATATTCACCGGTGCAGGGAAGAGGATTTTGAGAGACTTCTGGTCCGTGTGGTTCATCAGGCGGTTCAAAACGGTGCAAAAACCATTTTTGTCCGGGACGAGGAGTTAGATGGAAGGATCATTTTGGGAAAGCCCTACGGATTTTATATTTTTCAGGCTGATCCTGAGAGCCAGGGGTGGTACGTGACACAAAAATAG
- a CDS encoding energy-coupling factor transporter transmembrane component T family protein: protein MLKDITLGQYYPVDSKLHRLDPRTKLFGTMVFIISLFIANDIWAYLIATFFLITSVRLSQVPFKFMVRGLKAIVFLLLISVSFNLFLTPGEPIFQLGFLKLTREGVKTASFMGVRLIYLVVGSSIMTLTTTPNQLTDGLEKSLGFLKKAGVPVHEVSMMMSIALRFIPILVEETDKIMKAQMARGADFETGNLIQKAKNMIPLLVPLFISAFRRATDLAMAMEARCYRGGEGRTKMKPLRYGKLDGIAYLVCLVYLAAITGFRIMG from the coding sequence ATGCTGAAAGATATTACTTTAGGGCAGTATTATCCGGTGGATTCAAAGCTTCATAGGCTGGATCCCCGGACAAAGCTGTTTGGGACTATGGTTTTTATTATATCCCTTTTTATTGCAAATGACATATGGGCGTATTTAATCGCCACTTTTTTTCTGATCACATCGGTCCGTTTAAGTCAGGTTCCGTTTAAATTCATGGTACGGGGGTTAAAGGCGATTGTGTTCCTTCTGCTCATCAGCGTCAGCTTTAATTTATTCCTGACTCCGGGAGAACCTATCTTCCAGCTGGGATTTTTAAAATTGACAAGGGAAGGGGTGAAAACAGCTTCCTTTATGGGAGTCCGGCTCATCTACCTGGTGGTTGGATCTTCCATCATGACCCTTACCACCACGCCTAACCAGCTGACCGATGGCCTGGAAAAGAGCCTTGGGTTTTTAAAGAAGGCGGGAGTTCCGGTCCATGAGGTATCCATGATGATGTCCATTGCTTTAAGATTCATTCCGATCCTTGTGGAAGAAACCGATAAGATCATGAAGGCTCAGATGGCCAGGGGTGCTGATTTTGAAACAGGAAATCTGATTCAGAAGGCAAAAAATATGATTCCTCTTCTTGTACCCTTATTTATTTCCGCATTCCGCCGTGCTACGGACCTGGCAATGGCCATGGAGGCCAGATGCTACCGGGGCGGGGAAGGAAGGACTAAAATGAAGCCTCTTCGGTATGGAAAACTGGACGGGATCGCTTATCTGGTGTGTCTGGTGTATCTGGCCGCTATCACTGGGTTTCGAATCATGGGTTAA